Proteins from a single region of Argiope bruennichi chromosome 6, qqArgBrue1.1, whole genome shotgun sequence:
- the LOC129971440 gene encoding cyclin-dependent kinase 9-like isoform X1, protein MASNSVEEDKIALKKLMEKMGDNCFPFCENVEKYEKLAKIGQGTFGEVFKARHRTSRKTVALKRIMMENEKEGFPITAIREIKILQQLKHANVVNLIEICRERSKSNENFGVKFFLVFDFCEHDLAGLLGNRNVKFTLGEIKMVLKQMLNGLYFLHTNKIIHRDMKASNILITKEGKLKIADFGLARAFSSFKKRNTFTNRVVTLWYRPPELLLGDRNYGPPVDMWGSGCIMAEMWTRTPIMQGETEQHQLMLISYFCGSITPETFPGCEKLDLWIKLKLQKGQKRMLQDRLKNYVKDPHAFDLLDKLLTIDPAARMDADTALNHDFFWVDPLPCDLTTMLKPHTRSMFEYCLRNKDDVQHQGAGPSHSRADANNELYKDRVF, encoded by the exons atggctTCAAATTCTGTAGAAGA AGACAAAATTGCTTTGAAGAAGTTGATGGAAAAAATGGGAGACAATTGTTTTCCTTTTTGTGAAAATGttgaaaagtatgaaaaattagCCAAAATTGGTCAAGGAACCTTtgg AGAAGTTTTCAAAGCTCGCCATCGTACATCAAGAAAAACTGTTGCCCTGAAAAGAATAATgatggaaaatgaaaaagaagga TTCCCCATCACAGccataagagaaataaaaattcttcaacaacTGAAGCATGCAAATGTTGTTAACCTTATTGAAATATGTCGAGAAAGAT CAAAATCTAATGAAAACTTCGGGGTAAAGTTTTTCCTTGTCTTCGATTTTTGTGAGCATGATTTGGCTGGTTTACTTGGCAATCGGAATGTGAAATTCACACTAGgagaaataaaaatggttttgaagCAAATGCTTAATGGTTTATATTTCCTACacactaataaaattattcacag aGATATGAAAGCTTCTAACATTCTTATTACAAAAGAAGGAAAACTTAAAATAGCTGATTTTGGTTTGGCAAGAGCTTTCAGTTCTTTTAAGAAAAGGAACACATTTACCAACAGAGTTGTCACTTTGTGGTACAGGCCTCCAGAACTTCTTCTAGGTGATCGAAATTATGGACCTCCTGTTGATATGTGGGGCAGTGGCTGCATCATGGCAGAAATGTGGACTAGAACTCCAATTATGCAG GGTGAAACAGAACAGCATCAATTAATGTTGATCAGCTATTTTTGTGGTTCTATTACTCCTGAAACATTTCCAGGTTGTGAAAAACTAGATTTGTGGATAAAATTGAAGCTTCAAAAAGGGCAAAAGCGCATGCTTCAAGATCGTCTAAAG AATTATGTGAAAGACCCTCATGCGTTTGATTTACTTGATAAGTTATTAACTATTGATCCTGCTGCAAGGATGGATGCCGATACAGCCCTGAATCATGATTTTTTCTGGGTGGATCCACTTCCGTGTGACCTAACAACGATGCTGAAACCTCATACTCGATCTATGTTTGAATATTGTTTGAGGAATAAGGATGATGTGCAACATCAAGGTGCAGGGCCATCTCACTCACGAGCTGATGCCAATAATGAGCTTTACAAAGATAGAGTTTTCTAA
- the LOC129971440 gene encoding cyclin-dependent kinase 9-like isoform X2, giving the protein MMENEKEGFPITAIREIKILQQLKHANVVNLIEICRERSKSNENFGVKFFLVFDFCEHDLAGLLGNRNVKFTLGEIKMVLKQMLNGLYFLHTNKIIHRDMKASNILITKEGKLKIADFGLARAFSSFKKRNTFTNRVVTLWYRPPELLLGDRNYGPPVDMWGSGCIMAEMWTRTPIMQGETEQHQLMLISYFCGSITPETFPGCEKLDLWIKLKLQKGQKRMLQDRLKNYVKDPHAFDLLDKLLTIDPAARMDADTALNHDFFWVDPLPCDLTTMLKPHTRSMFEYCLRNKDDVQHQGAGPSHSRADANNELYKDRVF; this is encoded by the exons ATgatggaaaatgaaaaagaagga TTCCCCATCACAGccataagagaaataaaaattcttcaacaacTGAAGCATGCAAATGTTGTTAACCTTATTGAAATATGTCGAGAAAGAT CAAAATCTAATGAAAACTTCGGGGTAAAGTTTTTCCTTGTCTTCGATTTTTGTGAGCATGATTTGGCTGGTTTACTTGGCAATCGGAATGTGAAATTCACACTAGgagaaataaaaatggttttgaagCAAATGCTTAATGGTTTATATTTCCTACacactaataaaattattcacag aGATATGAAAGCTTCTAACATTCTTATTACAAAAGAAGGAAAACTTAAAATAGCTGATTTTGGTTTGGCAAGAGCTTTCAGTTCTTTTAAGAAAAGGAACACATTTACCAACAGAGTTGTCACTTTGTGGTACAGGCCTCCAGAACTTCTTCTAGGTGATCGAAATTATGGACCTCCTGTTGATATGTGGGGCAGTGGCTGCATCATGGCAGAAATGTGGACTAGAACTCCAATTATGCAG GGTGAAACAGAACAGCATCAATTAATGTTGATCAGCTATTTTTGTGGTTCTATTACTCCTGAAACATTTCCAGGTTGTGAAAAACTAGATTTGTGGATAAAATTGAAGCTTCAAAAAGGGCAAAAGCGCATGCTTCAAGATCGTCTAAAG AATTATGTGAAAGACCCTCATGCGTTTGATTTACTTGATAAGTTATTAACTATTGATCCTGCTGCAAGGATGGATGCCGATACAGCCCTGAATCATGATTTTTTCTGGGTGGATCCACTTCCGTGTGACCTAACAACGATGCTGAAACCTCATACTCGATCTATGTTTGAATATTGTTTGAGGAATAAGGATGATGTGCAACATCAAGGTGCAGGGCCATCTCACTCACGAGCTGATGCCAATAATGAGCTTTACAAAGATAGAGTTTTCTAA